The Lujinxingia litoralis genome has a window encoding:
- a CDS encoding phosphatase PAP2 family protein, giving the protein MPPAPRHALALASLLAFCLMSSPALAAPPSEASPAPQASPAPLPESPSLSLTDTYSPVALGTIGLLFPTSAAITVFGGYFFDAPVPAMGSPTPGSLDYRVAENFHGDLETGAPLLGGIPDHGGYALSALPVLYYGLGSAWKGITGRDLYPWQGPYHHQSTFAYLETFTWTALLTNAAKFFVGRARPYVALNRRSYGWHGGEDYLSFWSGHASLSFAAATFMARDISDGLYHRVLANAEPLPRFMLGRALPYTVLYGAASTVAVSRLYDQKHFVSDVVIGAAVGTLLATLVYNARFDARGIPRTRPGVALDIAPSAEPAPVPPEPLSRTTPTRSSPAASAPFAIHNRFRILPGQQLKLALP; this is encoded by the coding sequence ATGCCCCCTGCCCCTCGACACGCCCTGGCACTCGCCAGCCTCCTGGCCTTTTGCCTGATGAGTTCGCCGGCCCTCGCCGCTCCTCCCTCCGAGGCGTCCCCGGCCCCCCAGGCTAGCCCGGCTCCCCTGCCGGAGTCCCCCTCCCTGTCCCTGACCGACACCTACTCCCCGGTTGCCCTGGGAACCATCGGACTGCTCTTTCCCACGTCGGCGGCCATCACCGTGTTTGGCGGCTACTTCTTCGACGCCCCGGTCCCGGCCATGGGCTCGCCCACACCAGGCAGCCTGGACTACCGGGTCGCCGAGAACTTTCACGGCGATCTGGAGACCGGAGCGCCGCTGCTTGGCGGCATCCCCGACCACGGAGGCTACGCGCTCAGCGCTCTCCCGGTGCTCTACTACGGGCTGGGCTCCGCCTGGAAAGGCATCACCGGCCGCGACCTCTACCCCTGGCAGGGCCCCTACCATCACCAGTCGACCTTCGCCTACCTGGAGACCTTCACCTGGACGGCGCTTCTGACCAACGCCGCAAAGTTCTTCGTAGGACGAGCGCGCCCCTACGTGGCGCTCAACCGCCGCAGCTACGGCTGGCACGGCGGCGAAGACTACCTCTCCTTTTGGTCGGGACACGCCTCCTTGAGCTTCGCCGCCGCGACCTTTATGGCCCGCGACATCAGCGACGGGCTCTACCACCGTGTGCTGGCCAACGCCGAACCCCTGCCGCGCTTTATGTTGGGTCGCGCCCTCCCCTACACAGTACTCTACGGCGCGGCTTCCACCGTGGCCGTCAGCCGCCTCTACGATCAGAAGCACTTCGTCTCCGATGTGGTCATCGGCGCAGCGGTCGGCACCCTGCTGGCCACCCTGGTTTACAACGCTCGCTTTGACGCCCGCGGCATCCCCCGAACCCGCCCCGGCGTTGCCCTGGACATCGCCCCCAGCGCAGAGCCCGCGCCAGTTCCGCCCGAACCGTTGAGCCGGACCACCCCGACGCGATCCTCGCCAGCGGCCTCAGCTCCTTTCGCCATCCACAATCGTTTTCGCATTCTCCCAGGTCAGCAGCTCAAGCTCGCGCTCCCCTGA
- the rsmA gene encoding 16S rRNA (adenine(1518)-N(6)/adenine(1519)-N(6))-dimethyltransferase RsmA, with amino-acid sequence MVDQHDKHPLQALSPGDLLRSFGQRTKKQFGQHFLVDPRILGEIARLGKVAPGDHVLEVGPGCGTLTLTMLQAGATVDAIEIDRDAVAFLQESLAEDWGFKLHAGDALKADIAGILASRAGTWKAVANLPYNVGTEVTFRLFEQRERLQRMTLMYQREVAQRMVAREGDDAYGALSVMVRLYADAELVMHLPPGAFVPPPKVHSSVVNFELLPETRIEDEARREFFVKVVKSAFQVRRKTLPNGLKALKLPRERVISAIESAGLSPKVRPERVGFEAFLAVADALRQG; translated from the coding sequence GTGGTCGACCAACACGATAAGCATCCGTTGCAGGCACTCAGCCCGGGCGATCTGCTGCGCTCATTCGGGCAGCGGACCAAAAAACAATTCGGGCAACATTTTCTGGTCGATCCGCGGATCCTCGGGGAGATCGCGCGGCTGGGGAAGGTGGCCCCGGGCGATCACGTGCTGGAGGTGGGCCCCGGGTGCGGTACGCTGACGCTGACGATGCTGCAGGCGGGCGCGACGGTGGATGCCATCGAGATCGATCGTGACGCGGTGGCGTTTTTGCAGGAATCGCTGGCGGAAGACTGGGGATTTAAACTCCATGCGGGCGATGCGCTCAAGGCTGATATCGCGGGCATTCTGGCGAGTCGCGCCGGGACCTGGAAGGCGGTGGCGAACCTGCCCTACAATGTGGGGACCGAGGTGACCTTCCGGCTCTTTGAGCAGCGTGAGCGTCTGCAACGGATGACGCTGATGTACCAGCGCGAGGTTGCGCAGCGGATGGTGGCCCGCGAAGGTGACGATGCTTACGGGGCGTTGAGCGTGATGGTGCGTCTTTACGCCGATGCTGAGCTCGTGATGCACCTTCCGCCCGGGGCCTTTGTGCCACCGCCGAAGGTGCATAGCAGCGTGGTGAACTTTGAGCTGCTGCCCGAAACGCGCATTGAGGACGAGGCCCGACGCGAGTTCTTTGTCAAGGTCGTGAAGTCGGCGTTTCAGGTGCGGCGTAAGACTTTGCCCAACGGGCTTAAGGCGCTGAAGTTACCCCGCGAGCGGGTGATTTCGGCGATTGAGAGTGCCGGGCTCTCGCCGAAGGTGCGGCCGGAGCGTGTGGGGTTTGAGGCCTTTCTGGCGGTGGCAGATGCGTTGCGCCAGGGATGA
- a CDS encoding matrixin family metalloprotease, producing the protein MTFSLRSAALAALLAIAWASPAAAQDFVQTMTCDRSGINACTGDFTPQPVHWPKLDVNFHINGRGSVKLYPEGDAFPTELEHSIRDSFDAWNEPECSQFTLTYQGVTDQEIRYLQNSDDNANVVLFQDDTWPYPSFQAVALTTVTFSMRDGRILDADIEVNGADYLFSNTELPNNSAMDLRNTLTHEVGHFLGLDHSSNASATMYATAELGEITKRDLHQADIDGLCHIYPLGTPEESPVVHEQKDSCSLIAPGQPDDSPLLIAALLGLGWLARQRTQR; encoded by the coding sequence ATGACGTTCTCCTTGCGCTCCGCCGCCCTGGCAGCCCTCCTGGCCATCGCGTGGGCCAGTCCCGCGGCCGCCCAAGATTTTGTCCAGACGATGACCTGCGATCGCAGCGGCATCAACGCATGCACAGGCGACTTCACACCGCAGCCGGTGCACTGGCCCAAACTCGATGTGAACTTTCACATCAACGGGCGCGGCTCGGTCAAACTCTACCCCGAGGGAGACGCCTTCCCCACCGAGCTCGAGCACAGCATCCGCGACTCCTTCGATGCCTGGAACGAGCCCGAGTGCAGCCAGTTCACTCTGACCTATCAGGGCGTCACCGATCAGGAAATCCGCTACCTCCAAAACTCTGACGATAATGCCAACGTCGTCCTTTTTCAGGACGACACCTGGCCCTACCCGAGCTTCCAGGCCGTGGCCCTGACCACGGTCACCTTCAGCATGCGCGATGGCCGAATCCTCGATGCCGACATCGAAGTAAATGGCGCCGACTACCTCTTCAGCAACACCGAACTGCCCAACAACTCGGCCATGGACCTTCGCAACACGCTGACCCACGAGGTGGGGCACTTCCTGGGGCTGGACCACTCATCCAACGCCTCGGCCACCATGTATGCCACCGCCGAACTTGGCGAAATCACCAAACGTGATCTTCACCAGGCTGATATCGATGGGCTCTGCCATATCTACCCCCTCGGCACTCCCGAAGAGAGCCCGGTGGTCCATGAGCAGAAGGATTCCTGCTCACTGATCGCGCCGGGACAGCCCGATGATAGCCCCCTGCTCATTGCCGCCCTTCTGGGCCTGGGGTGGCTCGCGCGCCAGCGGACCCAACGATGA
- a CDS encoding cyclic nucleotide-binding domain-containing protein gives MTEKIVETIQESPLFKHLSADELGALVNASELKIFQPGERIIEENGQVEHLFIVLSGRIRVWTRGPQGEVELKAMGPGAYFGEVSLISGNCATATVEVKTGPAQVVAIGRQALLGLVDRDEKIRKMLQGVTLARAKDTIGKVFK, from the coding sequence ATGACCGAAAAGATTGTTGAAACCATCCAGGAGAGCCCCCTCTTCAAGCACCTCAGCGCTGACGAGCTCGGAGCGCTCGTCAACGCCAGCGAACTCAAGATCTTTCAGCCCGGTGAACGCATCATCGAAGAGAACGGCCAGGTTGAACACCTCTTCATCGTGCTCAGCGGCCGTATCCGCGTATGGACCCGGGGCCCGCAGGGCGAAGTCGAACTCAAAGCCATGGGCCCCGGGGCCTACTTCGGCGAGGTCTCACTGATAAGTGGCAACTGCGCGACGGCGACCGTCGAAGTCAAGACCGGCCCGGCCCAGGTCGTCGCCATTGGCCGCCAGGCCCTGCTCGGCCTGGTGGATCGCGACGAGAAGATTCGCAAAATGCTCCAGGGCGTCACACTGGCACGAGCCAAAGACACCATCGGCAAGGTCTTTAAGTAA
- a CDS encoding PilZ domain-containing protein yields the protein MQEQRQQPRVGCDMILNKIEAGHTNICRAVDLSLGGIRLERLAEAYRSEGESVQLQFALPGEEEPIWVTGHKVYDNEGRVGVRFTNISHGHFVKLRAWLRERAISEGLPEFSVSA from the coding sequence ATGCAGGAGCAACGTCAACAGCCGCGCGTAGGCTGCGACATGATTCTAAATAAGATCGAGGCCGGCCATACGAACATTTGCCGGGCCGTGGATCTCTCGCTGGGAGGCATTCGACTGGAGCGTCTGGCCGAGGCCTATCGCTCCGAAGGGGAGTCGGTGCAGCTTCAGTTCGCGCTGCCTGGTGAGGAGGAGCCGATCTGGGTAACTGGCCACAAAGTCTATGATAACGAGGGGCGGGTCGGGGTGCGCTTTACCAATATTTCGCACGGTCATTTTGTGAAGCTGCGCGCCTGGTTGCGGGAGCGGGCCATCAGCGAGGGGCTT